Proteins encoded by one window of Drosophila melanogaster chromosome X:
- the kdn gene encoding knockdown, isoform B, which produces MFVRRFGNGSLGHHFAFQRRYLAKNSMWDSKSIGTPSSFRMRSKKDNVTGNLKEQQQSATPETLNMPDMQDAQKLPNVGAYVRMIAADGKSLRDVLAAKVPQEQERVKNFRKQHGATKMGETTIDMMYGGMRGIKALVTETSVLDADEGIRFRGLSIPECQKVLPAADGGTEPLPEGLFWLLLTGEVPTKSQVQQLSREWAERAALPQHVVTMLNNMPTTLHPMSQFAAAVTALNHDSKFAKAYSDGVHKSKYWEYVYEDSMDLIAKLPVVAATIYCNTYRGGKGSRSIDSSLDWSANFVKMLGYDNAPFTELMRLYLTIHSDHEGGNVSAHTVHLVGSALSDPYLSFAAGLNGLAGPLHGLANQEVLVWLRKLQKEAGNNPSEEQLKEYIWKTLKSGQVVPGYGHAVLRKTDPRYTCQREFALKHLPEDETFQLVSKIYKVVPPILTETGKVKNPWPNVDAHSGVLLQYYGMKEMNYYTVLFGVSRALGVLASLVWDRALGLPIERPKSFSTDLLVKMVQK; this is translated from the exons ATGTTCGTACGCCGTTTCGGAAATGGCTCTTTGGGCCATCATTTTGCCTTTCAACGACGTTATTTGGCTAAAAATTCTATGTGGGACTCGAAGTCCATTGGGACTCCAAGTTCATTCCGAATGCGTTCCAAAAAGGATAACGTGACTGGCAATCTCAAGGAGCAGCAACAATCGGCGACTCCGGAAACCTTGAACATGCCTGATATGCAGGATGCCCAA AAACTGCCAAATGTGGGAGCCTATGTTCGCATGATCGCCGCCGATGGCAAGAGCCTGCGCGACGTGCTGGCCGCCAAGGTGCCccaggagcaggagcgcgTAAAGAACTTCCGCAAGCAGCATGGCGCCACCAAGATGGGCGAGACGACCATCGACATGATGTACGGCGGCATGCGCGGCATCAAGGCCCTGGTCACCGAGACCTCGGTGCTGGATGCTGACGAGGGTATCCGCTTCCGCGGCCTCTCCATTCCCGAGTGCCAAAAGGTTCTGCCAGCCGCCGATGGCGGCACTGAGCCCCTGCCCGAGGGTCTCTTCTGGCTGCTGTTGACCGGCGAGGTGCCCACCAAGTCCCAGGTGCAGCAGCTGTCCCGCGAATGGGCCGAGCGCGCCGCCCTGCCCCAGCACGTGGTCACCATGTTGAACAACATGCCCACCACCCTGCACCCGATGTCGCAGTTTGCTGCCGCCGTCACTGCGCTGAATCACGACAGCAAATTCGCCAAGGCATACTCGGATGGTGTGCACAAGAGCAAGTACTGGGAGTACGTCTACGAGGACAGCATGGACCTGATCGCCAAGCTCCCAGTGGTGGCGGCCACCATCTACTGCAACACCTATCGCGGCGGCAAGGGCTCCCGTTCGATTGACTCCAGCCTGGATTGGTCGGCGAACTTTGTGAAGATGCTCGGCTACGACAACGCCCCCTTCACCGAGCTGATGCGTCTCTATCTGACCATCCACAGTGACCACGAGGGTGGCAACGTGTCTGCCCACACCGTTCACTTGGTGGGCTCCGCCCTCAGCGATCCCTACCTCTCCTTTGCCGCCGGCCTGAACGGTCTGGCTGGTCCCCTGCACGGCCTGGCCAACCAGGAGGTGCTCGTGTGGCTGCGCAAGCTGCAGAAGGAGGCCGGCAACAACCCGTCGGAGGAGCAGCTCAAGGAGTACATCTGGAAGACCCTCAAGTCCGGACAG GTGGTTCCCGGCTACGGACACGCCGTGCTCCGCAAGACCGATCCCCGCTACACCTGCCAGCGTGAGTTCGCGCTGAAGCACCTGCCCGAGGACGAGACGTTCCAGCTGGTGTCGAAGATCTACAAGGTGGTGCCACCAATTCTGACCGAGACCGGCAAGGTGAAGAACCCCTGGCCCAATGTAGATGCCCATTCCGGTGTGCTGCTGCAGTACTACGGCATGAAGGAGATGAACTACTACACCGTGTTGTTCGGCGTTTCCCGTGCCCTCGGCGTGCTGGCCTCCCTCGTCTGGGATCGCGCCCTCGGCCTGCCCATCGAGCGCCCCAAGTCATTCTCCACCGATCTGCTGGTCAAAATGGTCCAGAAGTAA
- the kdn gene encoding knockdown, isoform A, with protein sequence MSLYRISARKLSEAQKLPNVGAYVRMIAADGKSLRDVLAAKVPQEQERVKNFRKQHGATKMGETTIDMMYGGMRGIKALVTETSVLDADEGIRFRGLSIPECQKVLPAADGGTEPLPEGLFWLLLTGEVPTKSQVQQLSREWAERAALPQHVVTMLNNMPTTLHPMSQFAAAVTALNHDSKFAKAYSDGVHKSKYWEYVYEDSMDLIAKLPVVAATIYCNTYRGGKGSRSIDSSLDWSANFVKMLGYDNAPFTELMRLYLTIHSDHEGGNVSAHTVHLVGSALSDPYLSFAAGLNGLAGPLHGLANQEVLVWLRKLQKEAGNNPSEEQLKEYIWKTLKSGQVVPGYGHAVLRKTDPRYTCQREFALKHLPEDETFQLVSKIYKVVPPILTETGKVKNPWPNVDAHSGVLLQYYGMKEMNYYTVLFGVSRALGVLASLVWDRALGLPIERPKSFSTDLLVKMVQK encoded by the exons ATGTCGCTCTATCGCATTTCCGCACGGAAATTGTCCGAGGCACAG AAACTGCCAAATGTGGGAGCCTATGTTCGCATGATCGCCGCCGATGGCAAGAGCCTGCGCGACGTGCTGGCCGCCAAGGTGCCccaggagcaggagcgcgTAAAGAACTTCCGCAAGCAGCATGGCGCCACCAAGATGGGCGAGACGACCATCGACATGATGTACGGCGGCATGCGCGGCATCAAGGCCCTGGTCACCGAGACCTCGGTGCTGGATGCTGACGAGGGTATCCGCTTCCGCGGCCTCTCCATTCCCGAGTGCCAAAAGGTTCTGCCAGCCGCCGATGGCGGCACTGAGCCCCTGCCCGAGGGTCTCTTCTGGCTGCTGTTGACCGGCGAGGTGCCCACCAAGTCCCAGGTGCAGCAGCTGTCCCGCGAATGGGCCGAGCGCGCCGCCCTGCCCCAGCACGTGGTCACCATGTTGAACAACATGCCCACCACCCTGCACCCGATGTCGCAGTTTGCTGCCGCCGTCACTGCGCTGAATCACGACAGCAAATTCGCCAAGGCATACTCGGATGGTGTGCACAAGAGCAAGTACTGGGAGTACGTCTACGAGGACAGCATGGACCTGATCGCCAAGCTCCCAGTGGTGGCGGCCACCATCTACTGCAACACCTATCGCGGCGGCAAGGGCTCCCGTTCGATTGACTCCAGCCTGGATTGGTCGGCGAACTTTGTGAAGATGCTCGGCTACGACAACGCCCCCTTCACCGAGCTGATGCGTCTCTATCTGACCATCCACAGTGACCACGAGGGTGGCAACGTGTCTGCCCACACCGTTCACTTGGTGGGCTCCGCCCTCAGCGATCCCTACCTCTCCTTTGCCGCCGGCCTGAACGGTCTGGCTGGTCCCCTGCACGGCCTGGCCAACCAGGAGGTGCTCGTGTGGCTGCGCAAGCTGCAGAAGGAGGCCGGCAACAACCCGTCGGAGGAGCAGCTCAAGGAGTACATCTGGAAGACCCTCAAGTCCGGACAG GTGGTTCCCGGCTACGGACACGCCGTGCTCCGCAAGACCGATCCCCGCTACACCTGCCAGCGTGAGTTCGCGCTGAAGCACCTGCCCGAGGACGAGACGTTCCAGCTGGTGTCGAAGATCTACAAGGTGGTGCCACCAATTCTGACCGAGACCGGCAAGGTGAAGAACCCCTGGCCCAATGTAGATGCCCATTCCGGTGTGCTGCTGCAGTACTACGGCATGAAGGAGATGAACTACTACACCGTGTTGTTCGGCGTTTCCCGTGCCCTCGGCGTGCTGGCCTCCCTCGTCTGGGATCGCGCCCTCGGCCTGCCCATCGAGCGCCCCAAGTCATTCTCCACCGATCTGCTGGTCAAAATGGTCCAGAAGTAA
- the swa gene encoding swallow produces MSLQDESFPTDELFDQLNNLSSSGARNTWFAEHHKPAVFERDTAPFLEICYADPDFDADGDVANKSAKTCVSDPVGRDQEDEDDYDEDVDGDDHKLGCEKAPLGSGRSSKAVSYQDIHSAYTKRRFQHVTSKVGQYIAEIQAQDQKRRNVKFAGFQRVNSMPESLTPTLQQVYVHDGDFKVDKNCQTHSNSDSNYNSNSNNSSSSFDRLLAENESLQQKINSLRVEAKRLQGFNEYVQERLDRKTDDFVKMKCNFETLRTELSECQQKLRRQQDNSQHHFMYHIRSATSAKATQTDFLVDTIPASGNVLVTPHPLGDLTYNSSKGSIELALLSVAPSARVAQNPVQVQRAIHPQSLDFSSVSTEADGSGSGEHRVETSSRALVRRTPAPNNSETSQPSSNDSAIEVEAHEEERPSSRRQWEQQGELISPRQWGQHEGMYYFDKRNNRVIEVMGFNISQGRNQSHDTIHNQSINDSQTRLLVHSMSMSHLEAHDHFRSKRTTLGSRMLRFLGPCVRCRNGDPLNRSNVTYKDGLPAMPEEEFVDQRNQR; encoded by the exons ATGAGTCTACAGGACGAGAGTTTTCCGACGGACGAGCTGTTTGACCAGCTGAACAATTTGAGTAGCAGTGGCGCCAGGAATACCTGGTTCGCGGAGCACCATAAGCCCGCAGTCTTCGAGCGGGATACAGCGCCATTTTTGGAGATCTGCTACGCGGATCCAGACTTTGATGCGGATGGGGATGTGGCCAACAAGAGCGCCAAGACATGCGTAAGCGATCCCGTGGGTCGTGATCaggaggatgaggacgacTATGATGAGGATGTCGATG GCGATGATCATAAACTGGGTTGCGAGAAGGCTCCATTGGGCAGCGGGCGCTCCAGCAAGGCGGTCTCTTACCAGGACATCCATTCGGCCTACACGAAGCGCCGCTTCCAGCACGTGACCAGCAAGGTGGGCCAGTACATAGCGGAGATCCAGGCGCAGGACCAAAAGAGACGCAATGTGAAGTTCGCCGGATTCCAGCGAGTGAACTCTATGCCGGAGAGTCTAACGCCCACATTGCAGCAGGTGTATGTCCATGATGGTGACTTCAAGGTGGACAAAAACTGCCAGACTCACTCCAACTCCGATTCGAATTACAATTCCAATTCAAACAACTCTAGCAGCAGCTTTGATCGATTGCTGGCCGAGAACGAGAGCCTGCAGCAAAAGATCAACTCATTGAGAGTAGAAGCGAAGCGTCTGCAGGGCTTCAACGAGTATGTCCAGGAACGACTGGACAGAAAGACAGATGATTTTGTGAAGATGAAGTGCAATTTCGAGACCCTGCGCACCGAGCTAAGCGAATGCCAGCAGAAGCTTAGGCGCCAGCAGGACAACTCACAGCACCACTTCATGTACCACATTCGATCGGCGACCAGTGCCAAGGCCACTCAAACGGATTTCCTGGTGGACACCATACCCGCCTCCGGAAACGTCCTGGTCACACCCCATCCCCTGGGCGACCTGACctacaacagcagcaaagGATCCATCGAGTTGGCACTGCTCAGTGTGGCGCCTTCTGCCCGAGTGGCCCAGAATCCCGTCCAGGTCCAACGCGCGATTCATCCACAATCTTTGGACTTTAGCAGCGTTAGCACCGAAGCTGATGGCAGCGGTAGTG GCGAACATCGTGTGGAAACCTCATCCAGGGCCTTGGTCAGAAGAACCCCGGCGCCCAACAACTCGGAAACCAGCCAGCCGAGCAGCAACGACTCGGCCATCGAGGTGGAGGCGCACGAGGAGGAGCGACCCAGCTCCAGGCGGCAGTGGGAACAACAGGGGGAGCTCATCTCGCCCAGGCAATGGGGCCAGCATGAGGGCATGTACTACTTTGACAAGCGCAACAACCGAGTCATCGAGGTGATGGGCTTCAATATCAGTCAGGGGCGCAATCAGAGCCATGACACCATTCATAATCAGAGCATCAACGATAGTCAGACGCGTCTGCTGGTCCACTCGATGTCGATGTCGCATTTGGAGGCGCATGACCACTTTAGGAGTAAAAGGACGACACTGGGCAGTCGGATGCTACGATTCCTGGGGCCCTGCGTTCGCTGCCGTAATGGTGATCCATTGAACCGCAGCAATGTCACATACAAGGATGGTTTGCCTGCGATGCCCGAGGAGGAGTTCGTTGACCAAAGGAACCAGCGCTAG